In the genome of Pseudarthrobacter sp. IC2-21, one region contains:
- a CDS encoding DUF3846 domain-containing protein: protein MKTTFNALIVPAHLTQPVRIEIVDTEMEALQKLVEGNIESLTSKDWHVYLNDEGSRLPQNVRAEVLAREAGISLDDTLNGTAVFLGHGGRRSESDAPGHLIRLAEQLFDAPLAA from the coding sequence ATGAAGACCACTTTTAACGCCCTGATCGTCCCTGCCCACCTGACGCAACCGGTGCGCATCGAAATTGTGGACACGGAAATGGAAGCACTGCAGAAGCTGGTCGAAGGAAACATTGAATCCCTCACCAGCAAGGACTGGCACGTTTACTTGAACGACGAGGGAAGCCGCCTGCCCCAGAACGTACGGGCCGAAGTCCTGGCCCGTGAAGCGGGCATCTCCCTGGACGACACCCTCAACGGGACCGCCGTGTTCCTCGGCCACGGGGGCCGCAGGAGCGAATCAGACGCCCCGGGTCACCTGATCCGGCTCGCCGAGCAGCTTTTCGACGCGCCGCTCGCGGCGTAG
- a CDS encoding type I restriction endonuclease, whose amino-acid sequence MEFSEKLSALAAKVRQQRDVIQTEEATKNAFVMPSISTILGYDVFNPLEVVPEFIADVGLKKGEKIDYAIVKDSEVQILIECKKSTEPVKIEHASQLFRYFAVTNARIAILTNGEVYQFFTDLDAPNRMDDKPFLVLDLSDIDESLIPELQKLSKDVFDLDSIISAAGELKYIGELKRSLAAQFKEPEDEWIKFLTGRVYQGPYTQKVREQFTALVGKASKQFLNDQVNERLKKALGAPGFPQNDDAAVAALVTSAPVAEADLAEADGLETTLEEIEGYQIVRAIVCSEVKPARVSQRDAKSYFAVLLDDNNRKPIARLHFNRTQKYIGLFDDNKEETRVPISSLEEIYEHTEALRASVKGYL is encoded by the coding sequence ATGGAGTTTTCAGAGAAACTTTCGGCATTGGCAGCAAAGGTGCGCCAACAGCGGGATGTGATCCAAACCGAAGAAGCGACAAAGAATGCCTTTGTTATGCCCTCCATTTCCACAATCCTCGGATACGACGTCTTCAATCCGCTGGAAGTCGTTCCGGAGTTCATCGCGGACGTGGGGCTGAAGAAGGGCGAGAAGATCGACTACGCAATCGTCAAGGATAGCGAAGTGCAGATCCTGATCGAGTGCAAGAAATCCACCGAGCCCGTCAAGATCGAGCATGCTTCCCAGCTGTTTCGGTACTTTGCCGTCACCAACGCCAGGATCGCAATCCTCACCAACGGTGAGGTGTACCAGTTTTTCACTGACCTCGATGCACCGAATCGGATGGATGACAAACCGTTCCTGGTGCTTGATCTGAGTGATATTGATGAGTCACTCATTCCGGAATTACAGAAGCTATCCAAAGACGTCTTCGACCTTGATTCCATCATCAGTGCCGCCGGTGAACTGAAATACATCGGGGAACTCAAAAGGAGCCTGGCGGCGCAGTTCAAGGAGCCGGAGGATGAATGGATCAAGTTCCTGACTGGACGGGTCTATCAGGGCCCCTATACCCAGAAAGTGAGGGAACAGTTCACCGCCCTTGTTGGCAAAGCGTCAAAGCAGTTCCTGAATGACCAGGTGAACGAACGGCTGAAGAAGGCCCTGGGTGCCCCCGGCTTTCCGCAAAATGACGATGCAGCAGTGGCCGCCCTTGTCACCAGTGCACCTGTTGCCGAAGCCGACCTCGCTGAGGCGGACGGCCTGGAAACAACGCTGGAGGAAATCGAGGGCTACCAGATCGTCCGGGCCATCGTCTGCAGTGAGGTCAAGCCGGCCCGCGTCTCGCAGCGGGATGCCAAGTCCTACTTCGCGGTGCTCCTGGACGATAACAACCGCAAACCCATTGCTCGCCTGCATTTCAACCGCACCCAGAAGTACATCGGACTTTTCGATGACAACAAGGAAGAAACGCGCGTGCCGATCAGCTCGCTGGAAGAAATATACGAGCACACCGAAGCCCTGCGCGCGAGCGTCAAGGGCTACCTGTAA
- a CDS encoding GOLPH3/VPS74 family protein — MNAEPAQTTELNLPQAFLLLATNDTTGKPEVPVYALRTTLAGAILAELDLIGAVELQGKHVVATDTSPATSLQRELDIIRGKSRPHSPKRWVSMLEGRAEVQRVYEGLESLGIVEQVGEKHLGAFRTVRYPEKDHAPEAALRKRIEAALSGPHSDLELPDTTVPIDASVTGTPQSGTPVAAAGPGAPDARTIVLIALLQAAGLLGKLFPAADLTKADELAKDYWPARAVEDELRMIRLAEQEAATL, encoded by the coding sequence ATGAATGCTGAACCAGCTCAGACGACCGAACTCAACCTGCCCCAGGCCTTCCTCCTGCTTGCAACGAATGACACCACCGGCAAACCTGAAGTGCCGGTGTATGCCCTCAGAACCACTCTGGCCGGGGCCATCCTGGCCGAGCTGGACCTGATCGGTGCAGTCGAGCTGCAGGGGAAGCACGTCGTGGCGACCGACACCTCCCCGGCAACGTCCCTCCAGCGTGAGCTGGACATTATCCGGGGAAAGTCCCGGCCGCACAGTCCCAAGCGCTGGGTTTCCATGCTGGAGGGCCGTGCCGAGGTGCAGCGCGTCTATGAGGGTCTGGAATCACTGGGCATCGTGGAACAGGTAGGTGAAAAGCACCTCGGCGCGTTCCGGACCGTGCGGTACCCCGAGAAGGACCATGCGCCGGAGGCGGCGCTCCGGAAAAGGATCGAGGCCGCCCTCAGCGGCCCGCACTCCGATCTCGAGTTGCCGGACACCACGGTTCCGATCGACGCTTCCGTTACGGGGACGCCCCAGTCCGGTACCCCCGTTGCCGCGGCCGGTCCGGGCGCCCCCGATGCCAGGACCATCGTGCTCATCGCGTTGCTTCAGGCGGCCGGACTGCTCGGAAAGCTTTTCCCCGCAGCAGATCTCACCAAGGCAGACGAGCTGGCCAAGGATTATTGGCCAGCCCGCGCTGTGGAGGACGAACTTAGGATGATCAGGCTGGCAGAACAGGAAGCTGCAACGTTGTGA
- a CDS encoding discoidin domain-containing protein, translated as MNHQIPEHPPPAPAPDPQPKKRRGKIALVALAGVITTGVVLGIVVPGVAEPEPLPPVDATISIDLDTAVNQFPGTLALGAGVDGLEEGEIDRVWTPKNVQAMKTAGFGPISYRLRTELGVKAWHWNPRGTWSDAAAQQGYWVSSDEPLDDYRASQGYRLPRRGNTIDQAKNDGYSRLSDGNPATFWKSNPYLDSHFTGEADDRNPQWIMAVFRQAVPIDTVQFDWGTPYAAAFKVQYWSGKDAHFPVDDGKWVDFPQSAHEGAGGSQTVRIAPEPLPVQYVRIVLTRDSDTAPAGSTDVRDKLGFALNELAIGQTTADGFVDHVVHEASQGQTEMWTSSTDPWHSVADIDKHYEHASFERLFGSGITNGQPMMVPAPALYGVPEDAAALVSYLKKRGYPVKRVEIGEEPDGQLAQPEHYGALYVQMASAMKKVDPTLEFGGPGYQTTLPAWVHWPNDNGVRSWTGRFVSYLRARNAMEDFDFYSFEWYPFDDVCADPSAPLAEHPKLLKELLAREEQAGLPPDIPKVITEYGYSSFAGQVELELPGAMINAETAALFLTLGGETSYYYGLEPNWVFQEKEGQKCNSWGNLMMLQFYDNWNLRPLAAFYAARLVNEHWVLKGGGNHTVYTATSDIHNSKGQPLVTAYPLRRPDGTLSVLLFNKDPNRTLKVRLMHKTNGGQEVIKGDLELDQYSAEQYVWHPTPGQKNGGYPDPSQPPSSKVIHADNNATFTLPPRSISVAVTQR; from the coding sequence ATGAATCACCAGATTCCGGAACATCCGCCCCCAGCCCCGGCGCCTGACCCGCAACCCAAGAAACGCCGGGGGAAAATCGCCCTCGTAGCCCTGGCGGGGGTCATCACCACGGGAGTGGTTTTGGGCATTGTGGTACCCGGTGTGGCCGAACCCGAACCCCTGCCGCCCGTGGACGCAACCATCAGCATCGACCTGGACACGGCGGTCAACCAGTTCCCGGGAACGTTGGCCCTCGGCGCCGGCGTGGACGGCCTGGAGGAAGGCGAGATCGACAGGGTCTGGACCCCCAAAAACGTTCAAGCGATGAAAACGGCCGGTTTCGGACCGATCAGCTACCGCCTCCGAACGGAACTCGGCGTCAAGGCCTGGCACTGGAATCCCCGCGGAACATGGAGTGACGCAGCTGCCCAGCAGGGGTACTGGGTGTCATCAGATGAACCACTAGACGATTACCGGGCGTCGCAGGGCTACCGGCTTCCCCGCCGCGGAAACACCATTGATCAGGCCAAAAACGACGGCTATTCCCGGCTCTCCGACGGTAACCCCGCCACCTTTTGGAAGAGCAACCCGTACTTGGACTCGCACTTCACCGGGGAAGCTGACGACCGGAATCCGCAATGGATTATGGCGGTGTTCCGTCAGGCAGTTCCCATAGACACCGTCCAGTTCGACTGGGGCACCCCCTACGCCGCCGCGTTCAAGGTGCAGTACTGGTCCGGCAAGGACGCGCATTTCCCGGTGGACGACGGAAAATGGGTGGATTTTCCGCAGAGCGCCCATGAGGGCGCCGGCGGTTCCCAGACCGTGCGGATCGCACCGGAACCCCTGCCTGTGCAGTATGTGCGTATTGTCCTCACCCGGGACTCGGACACGGCTCCGGCGGGCTCCACCGATGTCCGCGACAAACTGGGGTTCGCCCTCAACGAGCTGGCCATTGGCCAGACCACCGCCGACGGGTTCGTTGATCACGTGGTCCACGAGGCATCACAGGGGCAGACGGAGATGTGGACCTCCTCCACCGACCCCTGGCACAGCGTGGCCGACATCGACAAACACTACGAACACGCAAGCTTCGAGCGGCTTTTCGGCAGCGGCATCACCAACGGCCAGCCAATGATGGTGCCCGCACCTGCGCTGTACGGTGTGCCGGAGGATGCGGCGGCCCTGGTGAGCTACCTCAAGAAGCGTGGCTACCCGGTGAAACGCGTGGAGATTGGTGAGGAACCGGACGGCCAGCTCGCCCAGCCCGAACACTACGGCGCACTCTACGTGCAAATGGCCAGCGCCATGAAAAAGGTCGACCCCACCCTGGAGTTCGGCGGTCCGGGCTACCAGACCACCCTGCCCGCGTGGGTGCACTGGCCCAACGACAACGGCGTGAGGTCCTGGACCGGCCGCTTTGTGTCCTATCTGCGGGCGCGCAACGCGATGGAGGACTTCGACTTCTACTCCTTCGAGTGGTATCCCTTCGACGATGTGTGCGCGGATCCGAGCGCACCGCTGGCCGAACACCCCAAGCTGCTGAAGGAGCTTCTCGCCCGCGAAGAACAGGCCGGCCTTCCACCTGACATCCCCAAAGTGATAACCGAATACGGGTACTCCTCCTTCGCGGGCCAGGTGGAACTGGAACTGCCCGGAGCCATGATCAACGCCGAAACTGCAGCCCTTTTCCTGACCCTCGGCGGGGAGACCAGTTACTACTACGGGCTGGAACCGAACTGGGTCTTCCAGGAAAAAGAAGGCCAGAAGTGCAACTCGTGGGGCAACCTGATGATGCTGCAGTTCTATGACAACTGGAACCTCCGGCCGCTGGCCGCCTTCTATGCCGCCAGGCTCGTGAATGAACACTGGGTACTCAAGGGCGGAGGAAACCACACCGTTTACACCGCCACCAGCGACATCCACAACTCCAAGGGTCAGCCGCTGGTCACCGCCTACCCGCTGCGCCGGCCGGACGGCACCCTTAGCGTGCTTCTGTTCAATAAGGACCCGAACCGGACCCTCAAGGTTCGGCTGATGCACAAGACCAACGGCGGCCAGGAGGTGATTAAAGGAGACCTCGAGCTCGACCAGTATTCGGCCGAGCAGTACGTCTGGCACCCGACCCCGGGCCAAAAGAACGGCGGCTATCCCGATCCCAGCCAGCCGCCGTCCTCAAAAGTCATCCACGCCGATAACAACGCCACCTTCACGCTGCCCCCGCGCAGCATATCCGTGGCCGTGACGCAGCGCTGA